Proteins from one Candidatus Krumholzibacteriia bacterium genomic window:
- a CDS encoding acyl-CoA dehydrogenase family protein, whose amino-acid sequence MTKTDIFSLNADLLRHVHERAPQYDRENRFFQEDYQELRDAGYLLMSVPREFGGYGMSLAEVARVARQLAYHAPATALGLNMHHYWVGLVADLWRAGDKSLQWILEEAGKGAVFAAGHAESGNDLPLLLSTTTAERVEGGYRFNGRKSFGSLTPVWTFLGLHGMDAKDPKAPKIVHAFMPRDTKGISIKETWDVMGMRATRSDDTVLENVFIPDRYIGRVVPAGAAGIDAFVLGIFAWALINFGNIYYGLATRMRDIVVEMLKEKKSLGVSRSMAYHPIVQYGLAEIVLLLESVLPQLESVAKDWSNAQERGPEFALRIVAAKYNAVEAGFRCADRALDLSGGFGMFKKSELERLFRDARAGRFHPANWTLSHELVAKMTLGIDPDEQPRWG is encoded by the coding sequence ATGACGAAGACCGACATTTTCTCGCTGAACGCGGACTTGTTGCGGCATGTGCATGAACGGGCACCGCAATACGACCGGGAGAACCGTTTCTTTCAAGAGGACTACCAAGAGCTTCGCGATGCCGGCTACTTGCTGATGAGCGTGCCGCGCGAGTTCGGCGGCTACGGCATGTCCCTAGCCGAGGTAGCGCGCGTGGCGCGACAGCTCGCCTACCACGCCCCGGCGACGGCATTAGGACTCAATATGCATCACTATTGGGTGGGGCTCGTGGCGGACCTCTGGCGTGCTGGCGACAAGTCGCTGCAATGGATCCTCGAGGAGGCCGGAAAAGGAGCGGTCTTTGCCGCCGGCCATGCTGAATCGGGTAACGACCTGCCGCTGCTTCTTTCCACGACCACGGCCGAGCGTGTCGAGGGTGGCTACCGCTTCAACGGGCGCAAGTCGTTCGGTAGTCTGACGCCCGTGTGGACATTCCTCGGCCTTCACGGCATGGATGCAAAGGATCCCAAGGCGCCCAAGATCGTGCACGCCTTCATGCCGCGCGACACGAAGGGGATCTCCATCAAGGAAACCTGGGATGTGATGGGGATGCGTGCAACGCGCAGCGACGACACAGTTCTCGAGAACGTCTTCATTCCCGATCGGTATATTGGGCGTGTCGTCCCGGCCGGTGCCGCGGGCATTGATGCCTTCGTTCTCGGCATCTTTGCCTGGGCGCTCATCAACTTCGGAAACATCTACTACGGTCTGGCGACGCGCATGCGCGACATCGTTGTCGAGATGCTCAAGGAGAAGAAGTCTCTGGGAGTATCGCGGAGCATGGCCTATCATCCGATCGTCCAGTATGGATTGGCGGAGATCGTTCTGCTGCTCGAGAGCGTGTTACCACAGCTCGAAAGTGTGGCCAAAGACTGGTCCAACGCCCAAGAGCGAGGTCCGGAATTCGCGCTGCGCATTGTAGCGGCGAAATACAACGCCGTGGAGGCCGGCTTCCGTTGTGCCGATCGTGCCCTCGATCTCTCGGGCGGCTTCGGCATGTTCAAGAAGAGCGAGCTCGAGCGCCTCTTCCGCGATGCGCGGGCCGGCCGTTTCCACCCGGCGAATTGGACCCTGTCGCACGAGCTCGTCGCAAAGATGACGCTTGGTATCGATCCGGACGAACAGCCGCGCTGGGGATGA
- the thiC gene encoding phosphomethylpyrimidine synthase ThiC: MTQLEAARQGKVTAEMRRVALRENVTPEFIRDEVARGRLVIPANVRHLAGSGGSEPRPATSDGAPRPGAEELPFHGLAYPETGLGHPGAAEEARFWVNQTVSQRAAELATPGFMVGQRAPKRLDPIGIGRMITTKINANIGASPVTSSTGEEVEKLRWAQKFGADTVMDLSTGGDLDACRQAIIDHSTVPIGTVPIYSMIVNKRLEDLTYDDILDTVEAQARQGVDYFTIHAGVLKQHLYLISRRVTGLVSRGGSLLAKWMIHHGKQNPMYEMFDEISAIMREYDVTYSLGDGVRPGCTHDAGDAAQIAELEVLGELVQRARALGVQVMVEGPGHVPLHEIAWNMQIQQKVCDDAPFYVLGPLVTDVFPGYDHITSCIGATEAARAGAAMLCYVTPKEHVGLPKAQDVREGCIAYKIAAHAGDIARGIQGARAWDDDMSRARAALNWPKQFELAFDGDTARAFHDEDLDVDTDFCAMCGHDWCSMRISKEIESFASGKDPEFQPERRSAKSPGLSEEARHVLERRGVKHACHSDEVPDAEQAREAQQRLLVVGGVTAPARPESA, from the coding sequence ATGACGCAGCTCGAAGCCGCCCGGCAGGGCAAGGTGACGGCGGAAATGCGCCGCGTCGCGCTGCGCGAGAACGTGACGCCAGAGTTCATTCGCGACGAAGTGGCCCGGGGACGCCTGGTGATTCCCGCCAACGTGAGGCACCTGGCAGGGTCCGGCGGCTCCGAGCCGCGACCCGCAACGAGCGACGGAGCGCCTCGGCCCGGGGCGGAGGAGCTGCCCTTTCACGGTTTGGCCTATCCGGAAACGGGCCTGGGTCATCCCGGCGCTGCGGAGGAGGCTCGCTTCTGGGTCAATCAGACGGTGTCGCAGCGGGCCGCCGAGCTCGCCACACCCGGATTCATGGTGGGGCAGCGCGCTCCCAAGCGGCTCGACCCCATCGGCATCGGCCGCATGATCACGACCAAGATCAACGCCAACATCGGCGCCTCGCCGGTCACGAGCAGCACCGGTGAAGAGGTGGAGAAACTGCGCTGGGCGCAGAAGTTCGGCGCCGACACGGTGATGGACCTCTCCACCGGCGGCGACCTCGATGCCTGCCGCCAGGCGATCATCGATCACAGCACCGTGCCCATCGGCACGGTGCCCATTTACTCGATGATCGTGAACAAACGCCTCGAGGACCTCACCTACGACGACATCCTGGACACGGTGGAAGCCCAGGCCCGGCAAGGGGTGGACTACTTCACCATCCACGCGGGTGTGCTCAAGCAGCACCTGTACCTCATCTCGCGCCGGGTCACGGGCCTCGTCTCCCGCGGCGGCTCGCTCCTCGCCAAGTGGATGATCCACCACGGCAAGCAGAACCCCATGTACGAGATGTTCGACGAGATCTCCGCCATCATGCGGGAGTACGACGTCACCTACTCGCTCGGCGACGGCGTGCGCCCCGGCTGCACCCACGACGCCGGCGACGCCGCCCAGATCGCCGAGCTCGAGGTCTTGGGCGAGCTCGTGCAGCGGGCCCGGGCGCTCGGCGTGCAGGTGATGGTGGAGGGGCCCGGGCACGTGCCGCTGCACGAGATCGCCTGGAACATGCAGATCCAGCAGAAGGTCTGCGACGACGCGCCGTTCTACGTTCTCGGGCCGCTGGTCACCGACGTCTTCCCGGGCTACGACCACATCACCAGCTGCATCGGCGCCACCGAGGCGGCGCGGGCCGGCGCCGCCATGCTCTGCTACGTGACGCCGAAGGAGCACGTGGGCCTGCCGAAGGCGCAGGACGTGCGCGAGGGCTGCATCGCCTACAAGATCGCCGCCCACGCGGGGGACATCGCCCGGGGCATCCAGGGCGCGCGGGCGTGGGACGACGACATGTCGCGGGCGCGGGCGGCGCTCAACTGGCCCAAGCAGTTCGAGCTGGCTTTCGATGGCGACACGGCGCGGGCCTTCCACGACGAGGACCTCGACGTGGACACGGACTTCTGCGCCATGTGCGGCCACGATTGGTGCAGCATGCGGATCAGCAAGGAGATCGAGAGCTTCGCCAGCGGCAAGGATCCGGAGTTCCAACCGGAACGGCGCAGCGCCAAGTCGCCGGGCCTGAGCGAGGAGGCGCGCCACGTCCTCGAGCGGCGCGGCGTCAAGCACGCTTGCCACTCGGACGAGGTCCCGGACGCGGAACAAGCACGCGAGGCGCAGCAACGTCTCCTGGTGGTGGGCGGCGTCACTGCCCCTGCCCGACCGGAGTCGGCTTGA